One segment of Triticum aestivum cultivar Chinese Spring chromosome 2A, IWGSC CS RefSeq v2.1, whole genome shotgun sequence DNA contains the following:
- the LOC123189192 gene encoding histone H3.2 yields the protein MARTKQTARKSTGGKVPRKQLATKAARKSAPATGGVKKPHRFRPGTVALREIRKYQKSTELLIRKLPFQRLVREIAQDFKTDLRFQSSAVSALQEAAEAYLVGLFEDTNLCAIHAKRVTIMPKDIQLARRIRGERA from the coding sequence ATGGCCCGCACCAAGCAGACTGCGCGCAAGTCCACCGGCGGGAAGGTGCCGCGGAAGCAGCTGGCGACGAAGGCGGCGCGCAAGTCGGCGCCGGCCACCGGCGGCGTGAAGAAGCCGCACAGGTTCCGCCCCGGAACCGTCGCCTTGCGCGAGATCCGCAAGTACCAGAAGAGCACGGAGCTGCTGATCCGAAAGCTGCCGTTCCAGCGGCTGGTGCGGGAGATCGCGCAGGACTTCAAGACGGACCTCCGGTTCCAGTCGTCCGCCGTGTCGGCGCTGCAGGAAGCCGCGGAGGCGTACCTCGTCGGGCTGTTCGAGGACACCAACCTCTGCGCCATCCACGCCAAGAGGGTCACcatcatgcccaaggacatccaGCTCGCGCGCCGTATCAGGGGCGAGAGGGCCTGA
- the LOC123189189 gene encoding G-type lectin S-receptor-like serine/threonine-protein kinase At2g19130 — protein sequence MLLHILLLGLISTLQIPASSAAIDSIAPGQGLVCGVGDKLVSLDGKFALGFFQPGSKSRNTLNWYLGIWFNKVPKITPVWVANRDDPITQPALVRFTISQDGNLVILDQATNSMIWSSGVSIRTNTTMAMLMNSGNLVLQNASKSSDILWQSFDHPTNTFLPGAKIGQDKVTGLTRRLVSGKNLIDPARGRYCYELVPNRLILTLLNSSIAYWSSGEWNGQYFSSIPEMLSRSLIDFKFVNNTNEEYFTFTLLNDTMIMHHLLDVSGQMKTLIWDEVSQGWLGSYSNPKAQCDVYALCGPFTVCDDNSAPYCSCMKGFSIRSPEDWEQNDRSGGCVRNTPLNCGSNRSTAGMTDEFYSLSNVKLPQNADNIGAAISARECAEVCLRNCSCTAYSCTDSQCSIWHEELLNVKQQHADTTDTNDGAVLYLRLAAKEMQTQKPDRRVATRILSAAIVTALGLLALILLVLLLMIRRNNRDWSGGTLKNPQDGGGIIAFRYIDLQRATRNFSEKLGAGGFGSVFKAYLTDSATMAVKRLDGACQGEKQFRAEVTSVGVIQHINLVRLIGFCCEGERRLLAYEHMPNRSLDIHLFQDNNTVLNWGTRYKIALGVARGLAYLHESCQDLIIHCDIKPQNILLDTSFVAKIADFGMAKLIGRDFSRVLTTTRGTAGYLAPEWISGVAITAKVDVYGYGMVLMEIISGRQNSFEQYSVGGDCAVFFPVHAAQMLLEGDVASLVDQKLSGDVNLEEAERLCKVACWCIQDDEFDRPTMGEVVRILEGLSDLDTPPIPRLLQAITRRSSHPPSTYLSNESE from the coding sequence ATGCTGCTTCACATATTACTTCTTGGCCTTATTTCCACCCTACAGATTCCTGCATCCTCTGCTGCCATTGACTCCATTGCACCAGGCCAAGGACTTGTTTGCGGTGTCGGTGACAAGCTTGTCTCCCTAGATGGCAAGTTTGCGCTTGGCTTCTTCCAACCAGGCAGTAAGTCCCGCAACACCTTGAATTGGTACCTAGGCATTTGGTTTAATAAAGTCCCCAAGATAACTCCGGTGTGGGTCGCAAACCGTGATGATCCAATCACACAGCCAGCTTTAGTTAGGTTCACAATTTCCCAAGATGGCAATCTTGTCATCTTGGATCAAGCCACCAATTCCATGATCTGGTCTAGCGGAGTTAGTATCAGAACCAACACCACCATGGCCATGCTCATGAACAGTGGAAACCTTGTCCTACAAAATGCCTCAAAGTCATCCGACATTTTATGGCAGAGTTTTGATCACCCAACAAATACTTTTCTCCCTGGTGCAAAGATCGGCCAAGACAAGGTCACTGGTTTGACTCGCCGTCTTGTTTCCGGAAAGAACTTGATTGACCCAGCTCGTGGTCGTTACTGTTATGAGTTAGTTCCTAACAGGTTGATCCTTACACTTTTGAACTCATCGATAGCATACTGGTCTAGCGGGGAATGGAATGGACAGTATTTTAGCTCCATTCCAGAGATGTTAAGCCGCAGCTTGATAGACTTCAAGTTTGTCAACAACACAAATGAAGAGTACTTCACATTCACCTTACTGAATGACACGATGATCATGCATCATCTACTTGATGTTTCTGGTCAAATGAAGACTTTAATCTGGGATGAGGTCTCGCAGGGTTGGTTAGGTTCCTACTCCAACCCCAAAGCTCAGTGTGATGTCTATGCTCTCTGTGGACCATTCACTGTGTGCGATGATAACTCAGCTCCATATTGTAGCTGTATGAAGGGCTTCTCCATAAGATCCCCAGAGGATTGGGAGCAAAATGATAGAAGCGGTGGATGCGTGAGAAATACTCCTTTAAATTGTGGCAGTAACAGGAGTACTGCAGGAATGACTGATGAATTCTACTCCTTGTCCAATGTGAAATTGCCTCAGAATGCTGACAACATAGGCGCTGCTATCAGTGCTAGAGAATGCGCAGAAGTTTGCCTGAGAAATTGCTCTTGCACTGCGTATTCTTGCACTGACAGTCAATGCTCCATTTGGCATGAGGAACTCCTCAATGTAAAACAGCAGCATGCTGACACTACCGATACAAATGATGGCGCAGTTCTTTATCTTCGCCTTGCTGCAAAAGAGATGCAAACTCAGAAACCTGACAGAAGAGTGGCCACTCGGATTTTGTCAGCTGCCATTGTCACCGCACTGGGGTTGCTGGCACTCATATTGCTAGTTCTTCTACTGATGATTCGGAGGAACAATAGGGATTGGTCTGGTGGTACACTGAAAAATCCTCAAGACGGTGGTGGAATTATTGCATTTAGATACATTGATTTGCAGAGGGCAACAAGAAATTTCTCCGAGAAGCTAGGTGCCGGCGGCTTTGGTTCTGTGTTCAAGGCATATCTGACCGACTCAGCTACAATGGCAGTGAAAAGGCTTGATGGTGCTTGTCAAGGAGAAAAACAATTCAGGGCTGAGGTGACTTCAGTCGGAGTTATACAACATATCAATTTAGTTAGACTGATCGGTTTCTGTTGCGAGGGTGAACGGAGGTTACTTGCATATGAGCACATGCCAAATCGTTCTCTTGACATCCATCTATTTCAGGACAACAACACAGTTTTAAACTGGGGAACCAGGTATAAAATAGCTCTGGGAGTTGCTAGAGGGCTGGCTTACCTGCATGAGAGCTGCCAAGACTTGATCATACACTGTGATATCAAGCCACAAAATATTCTTCTTGACACGTCGTTTGTTGCTAAAATTGCTGACTTTGGTATGGCCAAGTTAATAGGGAGGGATTTTAGCCGGGTTCTGACTACAACAAGAGGAACTGCAGGATACCTTGCACCCGAATGGATAAGCGGGGTTGCTATCACGGCAAAAGTCGATGTTTATGGTTATGGGATGGTGCTAATGGAAATAATATCAGGAAGACAGAATTCATTTGAACAATACAGTGTAGGTGGTGACTGTGCTGTTTTCTTCCCTGTGCATGCTGCGCAAATGCTTCTCGAGGGAGATGTGGCAAGCTTGGTGGATCAAAAATTATCGGGTGATGTAAATCTAGAGGAGGCTGAACGGCTATGCAAGGTTGCTTGTTGGTGCATTCAGGATGATGAGTTTGATCGGCCGACGATGGGCGAAGTTGTTCGTATTCTAGAGGGCCTATCTGATCTTGATACGCCTCCCATTCCAAGACTACTTCAGGCCATTACAAGGAGGAGCTCTCACCCCCCTTCCACCTACCTCTCTAATGAATCAGAATAA
- the LOC123189191 gene encoding cytosolic sulfotransferase 13-like has translation MDGNAAPDAYARYEAIASSLPTSACQGLGAAAYKNHRGFWYPAHQMSPTLAARDTFVARPTDILVATLPKSGTTWLKALVFAVAYRRTHTPALEDGAGQRRHPLLGSSPHDLVPFLHYVYEKHQSAAAPLLEAMPAPRVLAVHAPLSALPASVAGSGCRAVYMCRDPKDALVSLWHYLRKANRPGATAASLEELLAAFCDGVSPFGPAWEHVAEYWRESLARPEQVMFLRYEHVKEDTVGSAKRLAEFLGCPFTAEEAAGGVPEAVAALWYMAHLSVSPLLTLSCILSSTLCAQPRPRHGRHYLASATPPAPAASAATFSSPARFPSSSSSSSRHQLHPALAASSRTSSARRTTGC, from the exons ATGGACGGCAACGCCGCCCCTGACGCCTACGCCAGGTACGAGGCGATCGCTTCCTCCCTCCCGACGTCGGCGTGCCAGGGCCTGGGGGCCGCCGCGTACAAGAACCACCGCGGCTTCTGGTACCCGGCGCACCAAATGTCGCCGACGCTCGCCGCGCGGGACACCTTCGTCGCCCGCCCCACCGACATCCTCGTCGCCACCCTGCCCAAGTCCGGCACCACGTGGCTCAAGGCGCTCGTGTTCGCCGTCGCGTACCGCCGCACGCACACGCCAGCACTGGAGGACGGCGCGGGGCAGCGCCGCCACCCGCTCCTGGGCTCCAGCCCCCACGACCTCGTCCCATTCCTGCACTACGTCTACGAGAAGCACCAGTCGGCCGCGGCGCCGCTCCTGGAGGCGATGCCGGCGCCGCGCGTGCTGGCCGTGCACGCGCCGCTCTCGGCGCTGCCGGCGTCCGTGGCCGGCTCCGGCTGCCGCGCCGTCTACATGTGCCGGGACCCCAAGGACGCGCTCGTCTCGCTCTGGCACTACCTCCGCAAAGCCAACCGTCCGGGCGCCACCGCGGCGTCGCTCGAGGAGCTGCTCGCGGCGTTCTGCGACGGCGTCTCGCCGTTCGGGCCGGCGTGGGAGCACGTGGCCGAGTACTGGAGGGAGAGCCTGGCGCGGCCGGAGCAGGTCATGTTCCTCCGGTACGAGCACGTCAAGGAGGACACGGTGGGGAGCGCGAAGCGGCTCGCCGAGTTCCTCGGCTGCCCGTTCACGGCCGAGGAGGCGGCCGGGGGCGTCCCCGAGGCCGTGGCAGCGCT TTGGTATATGGCCCACCTGTCAGTATCTCCACTCCTCACTCTCTCGTGCATTTTATCAAGCACCCTATGCGCACAGCCACGCCCACGCCATGGCCGTCACTACCTCGCCAGCGCGACTCCTCCAGCGCCGGCAGCCAGCGCCGCCACCTTTAGCTCCCCTGCAcgcttcccctcctcctcctcctcctcctcccgtcacCAACTCCACCCCGCGCTCGCCGCCAGCAGCAGAACGAGCAGCGCGCGCCGGACAACCGGCTGCTGA